A single genomic interval of Pochonia chlamydosporia 170 chromosome 7, whole genome shotgun sequence harbors:
- a CDS encoding polyketide synthase (similar to Talaromyces stipitatus ATCC 10500 XP_002482120.1), with protein MERCRKLLGSNGFAAFVSLPPEQDDTLNQAGFCVKKVFEPFYIADVQLQPHLSRTTISTSQTIQIIYRSLTPYVKETCDQFVATFGVQGYDIAISAIDDHNSSIHENILLLTDLELPLLVDMGKEEFLGLQRITNSAKNIIWPTNGDLTIGKRPEYNLSTGFSRSLRTEQAALNIITVDFDDESKHNLVGIVSQKLLDQVHGHASEHEYCVIGNKTFISRVQFDEHLNKVYCVDEHNLEEKAVEVAGPVIGKIQNGNIVFEADHRPDPLEADEVEVEVWASGLNKEGVLAANGTDLSVEFSHEISGVVSQVGKKVTDLAKGDLVYGFSFNKLATFQRVPQYILQKLSDESEICERASLPMAFGAALYGLDTLARLSRNETLLILPGSGLAGNAAIHIAKTKGAMPYICVLEEREVDAVAQLYNLPTKQVICLSELENIRGSDSSFFQFDVIFSSGWTDPAIVREVWRYIAPFGRFVHCGRKRLHFRAAIDSNPVKRGANYLAFDMIDIYTHRRRYFETLIKGVEALYQLNEIAPLGPLVTRDIGQINGAIADFSDHYTSGKTVLVHKKLSKQQDSAPLQILPAAPSLKLRPDVTYLLVGCLGGLGRSLTLWMISKGARTFMFLSRSGADSKQAAALMQNLLDAGASVTVVRGDVSVKADVEQAVASVDPDRPIRGVIHAAMVLQDGLFHNMTYESWVASTDPKVKGARNLHDALTDQPLDFFVMTSSISGTMGTPAQTNYAAGNTYMDALATHRINNGMHAMSIIIPMVLGIGVVSENLELEASLKWKGMYGIDDESLMAAFEVAIIEQADSQNVHGNLIAGLDPVRLEAAITEAGEDIDCFWRSNPRFKSVVRAMNEKKGDMAQLGNTILKQLTSGELGGSEARDTVAASMARKLSRMLMIDREDVRVNEGSITSYGIDSMIGAELRTWIFKEFAVDIPFQQLLGAAFTIFKFADFVCTKHRI; from the exons ATGGAACGGTGTCGAAAGTTGCTCGGTTCAAATGGCTTTGCGGCCTTCGTCTCTTTGCCGCCGGAGCAGGACGATACACTGAATCAAGCTGGATTCTGCGTTAAGAAAGTTTTTGAACCTTTCTATATTGCAGACGTTCAGTTACAGCCACACCTGAGCAGGACGACCATATCCACCAGCCAGACGATTCAGATTATTTACCGCAGCCTTACACCATACGTTAAGGAGACATGTGACCAATTCGTGGCCACATTCGGAGTGCAAGGATACGACATagccatctcagccatcGACGACCATAATAGCTCGATACACGAAAacattcttcttcttacAGATTTGGAGCTACCACTGCTTGTGGACATGGGCAAAGAAGAGTTCCTGGGCTTACAACGCATCACCAACTctgccaagaacatcatcTGGCCAACAAATGGAGACCTCACCATCGGCAAAAGACCGGAGTACAATCTATCAACAGGATTCAGCCGCAGTCTACGCACAGAGCAGGCGGCGTTGAATATCATTACcgttgactttgacgacgaaagCAAGCACAACCTTGTGGGCATTGTTTCTCAAAAATTGCTCGACCAGGTACATGGACATGCTAGTGAGCATGAGTACTGTGTCATCGGTAACAAGACTTTCATCAGCCGTGTTCAATTTGACGAGCATCTCAACAAAGTGTACTGTGTTGACGAGCACAACCTGGAAGAGAAGGCAGTCGAGGTTGCCGGCCCAGTGATTGGCAAGatccaaaatggcaacatcGTCTTTGAGGCAGATCACCGCCCAGATCCTCTTGAAGCTgacgaggttgaagttgaagtttggGCCAGTGGATTGAACAAGGAGGGTGTTTTGGCTGCCAATGGGACAGATCTGTCCGTTGAGTTCAGTCACGAAATAAGCGGAGTGGTGAGTCAAGTTGGCAAGAAAGTCACCGATTTGGCAAAAGGGGATCTCGTCTATGGGttcagcttcaacaagctcgCTACCTTCCAGCGCGTTCCGCAATATATTCTCCAAAAGTTGAGTGACGAGAGTGAAATCTGCGAGAGGGCCAGTTTGCCCATGGCGTTCGGCGCCGCCTTGTACGGATTGGACACGCTTGCCCGTCTCTCGCGTAACGAAACTCTTCTAATTCTCCCTGGTTCTGGGCTCGCGGGAAATGCTGCCATTCATATTGCCAAGACAAAAGGCGCAATGCCATATATTTGCGTCCTGGAAGAGCgtgaggttgatgctgttgcgCAGCTATACAATCTTCCCACTAAACAGGTCATTTGCCTCTCTGAATTAGAAAACATTCGGGGCTCGGacagcagcttcttccaatttgatgtcatctTCAGCTCTGGATGGACGGACCCAGCGATTGTTCGGGAAGTTTGGCGGTACATCGCACCCTTTGGTCGGTTTGTCCATTGCGGACGAAAGCGTCTTCACTTTCGCGCTGCCATTGATTCCAATCCTGTTAAACGGGGAGCAAATTACCTGGCATTCGACATGATTGACATTTACACCCATCGTCGTCGCTACTTTGAAACTTTGATCAAGGGAGTCGAGGCACTGTACCAGCTCAACGAAATTGCGCCTCTTGGTCCACTGGTTACGAGAGATATCGGCCAAATCAATGGTGCAATTGCCGACTTTTCTGATCACTATACTTCTGGAAAGACTGTGTTAGTGCATAAGAAGCTTTCTAAACAACAAGACTCTGCACCTCTTCAAATTCTTCCTGCTGCCCCGTCGCTCAAGTTGCGGCCAGATGTCACCTATCTGCTGGTTGGATGCTTAGGCGGCCTCGGAAGAAGCCTAACATTGTGGATGATAAGCAAAGGCGCAAGGACATTCATGTTCCTATCACGGTCAGGCGCAGACTCCAAACAAGCGGCGGCACTTATGCAGAATCTGCTTGATGCTGGAGCCAGTGTCACGGTCGTACGAGGCGATGTGAGTGTAAAAGCTGACGTTGAACAAGCGGTTGCGTCAGTTGATCCCGATCGACCTATTCGAGGCGTAATTCACGCTGCAATGGTTCTTCAA GATGGTCTCTTTCACAACATGACCTACGAGAGCTGGGTTGCATCAACAGATCCCAAAGTAAAAGGAGCTAGGAACCTTCATGATGCTTTGACAGATCAACCGCTAGACTTCTTCGTCATGACGAGTTCTATATCAGGCACTATGGGAACCCCAGCGCAGACAAACTACGCAGCAGGCAATACCTACATGGACGCCCTAGCAACACATCGTATCAACAACGGCATGCacgccatgtccatcatcatccccatGGTCCTAGGAATCGGCGTCGTCTCTGAAAATTTGGAGCTAGAAGCCTCTCTAAAGTGGAAGGGGATGTACGGAATCGATGACGAAAGTCTCATGGCGGCATTTGAAGTCGCCATCATAGAACAAGCGGATTCCCAAAACGTACATGGAAATCTCATAGCCGGTCTCGATCCCGTCCGTCTTGAGGCTGCAATCACAGAGGCAGGCGAGGATATTGACTGCTTCTGGAGAAGTAACCCACGATTCAAATCGGTTGTTCGGGCTATgaatgagaagaagggagatATGGCGCAACTTGGAAACACGATTTTGAAGCAATTGACGTCTGGAGAGCTTGGCGGCTCTGAGGCTAGAGACACTGTTGCTGCTAGCATGGCAAGAAAGTTGTCTCGCATGTTGATGATTGACCGGGAAGATGTTAGGGTTAATGAAGGCTCCATCACGTCGTATGGTATTGATAGCATGATTGGAGCTGAGCTGCGTACCTGGATTTTCAAGGaatttgctgttgatatCCCgttccagcagcttcttgggGCAGCGTTTACTATCTTTAAGTTTGCGGATTTTGTTTGTACGAAGCATAGGATTTGA
- a CDS encoding NLP/P60 protein (similar to Metarhizium robertsii ARSEF 23 XP_007819224.1): MKVSTVLFYIALGATSARALPTEIVDEVANIDNVDLNEAVDFAGDLEARDFAEVEEVEEFADLDARDISEEDLVFEEFADIEARDVEEEVEEFADIEARDVEEEDFVVEEGELDARANLPGLNALQSKYARGIIAQAKKDKVGAHGCQAGIATALVESSLIMYANKKVPASMKLPHDRVGSDHDSVGLFQQRASIYKNVKCSMAAACSAGQFFAEMKRVSGWKTMAVGKLCQRVQRSAYPDRYNKFVGTATKVCKAGGL, from the exons ATGAAGGTTTCCACCGTTCTTTTCTACATTGCCCTTGGTGCTACCTCCGCCCGCGCCTTGCCAACTGAGATTGTCGATGAAGtcgccaacattgacaatgtcgacTTGAACGAGGCTGTTGACTTTGCCGGCGACCTCGAGGCTCGTGACTTTGCTGAAGTcgaagaggttgaggagtttgCCGACCTCGATGCTCGGGATATCTCTGAAGAGGACCTTGTCTTTGAGGAATTCgccgacattgaagctcgcgatgtcgaggaagaggttgaggagttCGCTGACATCGAGGCtcgtgatgttgaggaggaagactTTGTCGTCGAGGAAGGCGAGCTTGATGCTCGTGCCAACTTGCCCGGCTTGAATGCTCTTCAGTCCAAGTACGCTCGCGGCATCATCGCCcaggccaagaaggacaaggtCGGCGCCCATGGATGCCAGGCCGGTATTGCCACCGCTCTCGTCGAG TCCTCGCTGATCATGTACGCCAACAAGAAGGTTCCCGCTTCCATGAAGCTGCCCCATGACCGCGTTGGCTCCGACCACGACAGCGTCGGTCTCTTCCAGCAGCGTGCCTCTATCTACAAGAACGTCAAGTGCAGCATGGCAGCAGCTTGCTCTGCTGGCCAGTTCTTCGCTGAGATGAAGCGTGTCAGTGGCTGGAAGACCATGGCTGTTGGCAAGCTCTGCCAGCGTGTCCAGCGCTCTGCTTACCCTGACCGTTACAACAAGTTTGTTGGTACTGCTACCAAGGTCTGCAAGGCTGGTGGCCTGTAA
- a CDS encoding NACHT domain-containing protein (similar to Talaromyces marneffei ATCC 18224 XP_002145803.1), which yields MDLVVSSLGPIKVESRLQHSLDTFIRDLTPDQRTEFLQDRQIFRTRYPDENDVFVFIAKLNSRRTSQRQLSYGPRFLNIIQVAQQFASIGDILVGGSQNLIASGVWTTIRSALLIVAKADSNMDKLSHLFMVAGQSAPRYEAMSRLYSRKSRRLLSYYQEYFLTIIDMCRRFVQIINKSSVTRLFSTISDSDLSTFQASIAHWASMIKEEAMLLMAQGVEDQGLSLSTILDISKSNAHRQRIEDNARVLATCSTYDHQACWKRVRKMGNTALFLQVQEYLSWRGDAAAMEKSGTLIYTGKLGAGKSVLMANMVEDLNLHATTVKVSVAYFFCQHDEPYSLQARTIIGSLARQFLLTIPDLSRGLVFIHDQIREVDLDGIIHLLKEVLPADFKAYCVIDGLDECDSTERRLLVLKLRELQDTFALRICASFRLEADNGLRLDTKGFINCATVVIPEDNPEIEQFICDELERCIDSELLTLGDPTLVADIMNTLVELSQGMFLWVVLQITSLCACKTDDDIRQALADMPRDLAETFTRVLNKCEPSAKKYQKQILELVLVARRPLTTEELREALGVTPGDTNWNPSRLPNNIYSVLASCGGLLTIDEETSTVRMVHQSARDFLLGAFQGRTEPPLLTTHAAHATMSWIIITYLNYGIFDTQLSKPTTSTAIPMITPSAAIQSTSSNTVKSLSLMLLRAKKSASPKIDISRILEDIRGQAKTANPQTHHFYSYATSHWTHHLINTKDTDQTLSNLIARLLPKHSITNYNYRTKFNLLAWAATNPALYKQIHSHASEAIWFQHDLLSWAVRHNHILLLQTHDSTFPLQPGTTSSIIPIAALNGHYRPLVFLINRLPNLPTTTLGTAIMMAMTGDHAPIVRYLLTGAYNPPDSDNSANDEESNTEMNGHLARQGTQMLHNRVYSRKLLLWAHVFKRDHLARLLIDLGAKTTDALQPKLDEELRSQTNDYSESSLLDEMKLEMFGDLTVGHGDGGLDPEQEGMLISAAKILFETKNVSLLNSFLIARQKGSSDENHAAAYHLSEQ from the exons ATGGACCTAGTCGTGAGCAGTCTCGGTCCCATCAAAGTTGAAAGCCGCCTCCAGCACTCCCTCGACACCTTCATCCGCGACctcacaccagaccaaagaACAGAATTCCTGCAGGACCGCCAAATCTTCCGCACGAGATACCCCGACGAGAACGacgtcttcgtcttcataGCAAAGCTGAATAGTAGACGGACCTCTCAAAGGCAACTCAGCTATGGCCCTAGATTTCTCAACATCATTCAAGTGGCACAACAGTTCGCCTCCATAGGTGACATTCTGGTCGGGGGATCCCAGAACTTAATTGCGTCTGGAGTATGGACCACCATTCGCAGTGCCCTGCTT ATTGTGGCCAAAGCCGACAGCAACATGGATAAGCTGTCTCATCTGTTCATGGTAGCAGGACAATCCGCCCCCCGATATGAAGCCATGTCAAGACTCTACAGTCGCAAGTCCAGACGTCTTCTATCCTATTACCAAGAGTACTTTCtcaccatcatcgacatGTGTCGTCGCTTCGttcaaatcatcaacaagtccTCCGTGACGCGGCTGTTCTCCACAATCAGCGACTCAGATCTCAGTACCTTCCAGGCAAGCATTGCGCATTGGGCCTCAATGATTAAAGAGGAAGCGATGCTGCTCATGGCGCAAGGCGTCGAGGATCAAGGACTCTCGCTTAGTACTATCCTGGATATTTCCAAGAGCAATGCGCATCGTCAACGAATCGAGGACAATGCTCGTGTCCTGGCTACTTGTTCAACGTACGACCACCAAGCGTGCTGGAAACGAGTTCGCAAAATGGGAAACACGGCCTTATTTCTCCAAGTACAAGAATACCTCTCGTGGAGAGGAGACGCAGCCGCCATGGAAAAGTCCGGCACCCTCATCTACACCGGTAAACTCGGAGCCGGAAAGTCAGTCCTCATGGCCAACATGGTTGAAGATTTGAACCTCCATGCGACGACAGTCAAAGTTTCTGTGGCATACTTCTTCTGCCAACACGACGAACCGTACAGCTTGCAAGCGCGCACCATTATTGGTTCCTTGGCCCGACAGTTTCTTCTCACAATACCAGATCTCTCGAGGGGGCTGGTCTTTATCCACGACCAGATACGCGAAGTTGACTTAGATGGAATCATTCACCTGTTGAAAGAGGTTCTCCCGGCGGATTTTAAAGCCTACTGCGTTATCGACGGGCTCGATGAATGCGACAGCACGGAAAGACGCTTACTTGTTCTCAAACTCCGCGAACTGCAAGACACTTTTGCACTACGAATATGCGCCTCCTTCAGACTAGAAGCCGACAACGGACTACGTCTCGACACAAAAGGCTTCATCAACTGCGCTACAGTCGTCATACCTGAAGATAACCCCGAAATCGAGCAATTCATCTGCGACGAACTCGAGCGCTGTATTGACAGCGAGCTCCTCACGTTGGGCGACCCAACTCTAGTAGCAGATATCATGAACACGCTGGTGGAACTATCCCAAGGCATGTTTCTCTGGGTCGTGCTCCAAATCACCTCTCTCTGCGCCTGCAAGACGGACGACGATATCCGACAAGCTCTCGCCGACATGCCCAGGGACCTAGCCGAGACGTTCACCCGCGTCCTCAACAAATGCGAGCCGTCAGCCAAGAAATACCAGAAGCAAATACTCGAACTCGTCCTTGTTGCCAGACGGCCCCTCACAACAGAGGAGCTCAGAGAAGCTCTAGGTGTGACACCAGGAGACACAAACTGGAATCCGTCCCGCCTGCCAAACAATATATACAGCGTCCTCGCAAGCTGTGGCGGTCTCCTAACCATAGACGAGGAGACATCAACCGTCCGGATGGTCCACCAAAGCGCGAGAGACTTCCTCCTAGGAGCCTTCCAGGGCCGAACAGAACCACCTCTCCTTACAACCCACGCCGCTCACGCAACCATGTCCTGGATAATAATCACCTACCTAAATTACGGCATCTTCGACACACAGCTCTCCAAACCGACAACCTCCACCGCCATCCCAATGATAACTCCCTCGGCAGCCATACAAtccacctcttccaacaCCGTCAAAAGCCTCTCCCTGATGCTGCTCCGCGCAAAGAAATCAGCCTCTCCCAAGATAGACATCTCCCGCATCCTAGAAGATATCCGCGGGCAAGCCAAGACCGCGAATCCCCAAACCCACCACTTTTACTCTTACGCAACGTCCCACTGGACAcaccacctcatcaacaccaaagacacCGACCAAACCCTCAGCAACCTCATCGCCAGACTCCTCCCGAAACACTCCATAACAAACTACAACTACCGTACCAAATTCAACCTCCTAGCTTGGGCGGCCACAAATCCCGCTCTATACAAACAAATACACTCACACGCCAGCGAGGCCATCTGGTTCCAGCACGACCTCCTCTCATGGGCAGTCCGCCACAAtcacatcctcctcctccaaacaCACGACTCCACGTTCCCCCTACAACCCGGTACGACTTCATCAATAATCCCCATTGCAGCTCTCAACGGACACTACCGCCCactcgtcttcctcatcaaccgGCTGCCCAACCTCCCCACCACAACCCTAGGAACAGCCATCATGATGGCCATGACTGGAGACCACGCCCCCATCGTACGCTACCTCCTCACAGGAGCATACAATCCGCCAGACTCCGATAATTCCGCAAATGACGAAGAAAGCAACACCGAAATGAACGGCCACCTCGCTCGTCAGGGCACACAAATGCTCCACAACCGCGTCTACTCGCGCAAGCTGCTCCTCTGGGCACACGTCTTCAAAAGAGATCATCTAGCCAGACTGCTCATTGATCTTGGTGCAAAAACCACAGACGCTCTACAGCCGAAACTAGACGAAGAGTTGCGCTCCCAAACAAACGACTACTCGGAGTCGTCATTGCTCGATGAAATGAAGCTGGAAATGTTTGGCGATCTAACCGTGGGAcatggagatggtggtttAGACCCAGAACAAGAAGGCATGCTGATTAGCGCGGCAAAGATATTATTTGAGACCAAAAATGTGTCCTTGCTGAATTCATTTCTCATTGCGAGACAGAAAGGGTCGTCTGATGAGAATCACGCGGCAGCATATCACTTGTCCGAACAATAA